The following nucleotide sequence is from Nyctibius grandis isolate bNycGra1 unplaced genomic scaffold, bNycGra1.pri scaffold_128_arrow_ctg1, whole genome shotgun sequence.
taactgggagcactgggaggggccCTGAGGGGGTACTCAGGGTCatgaggggggtgggggggggagcaCCCAGGTGTCCGGGCCCCCCCTCattgggcggggggggggggaaggggggggattATGGGTGCAATTAGGAGCCATTTGGTTAATTGCGGGCGGCTGCCAGGGGGGGATTGGGGacacggcggggggggggggggcgggggggggcccccagccaccccccccCATCGCCCATTACCCGCCCCCGCACCAACCCCCCCCGCTGGGAGCCTGCGGCACCCGGaacacccacagcacccacgGGTACCCCGTAGCACCATGGGCACCCCAGAgcacccacagacccccccagcacccacaggcaCCCAATAGCACCCCACAGGCATCCATGGCCACCCCACGGCACCTCACAGCACCCAAGGgtaccccacagcacccacggcaccccacagcacccaagggtaccccacagcacccatggTCACACCACAGCACCCATGGGCACCCCATGGCACCCACgggcaccccacagcacccatgggCATCCCACGGCACTCCACAGCACCCATGGtcatcccccagcacccacaggcaCCCACGGGCACCCCAGAGCACCCATGGGCATCCCAcggcaccccacagcacccatggTCACACCACAGCACCCATGGGCACCCCACGGCACCCACgggcaccccacagcacccatgggCATCCCACGGCACTCCACAGCACCCATgggcaccccccagcacccacaggcaCCCATGGGCACCCCAGAGCACCCATgggcaccccacagcacccatgggcaccccacagcacccacaggcACCCAAtagcaccccacagcacccatgggcaccccacagcacccatggTCACACCacagcacccccagcacccatggtcACCCCATAGCACCCACGGGCACCCCAAAGCACCCGTGgacaccccacagcaccccacagACACCCTGAGCCCCCacgcccccccccagcacccatgggtgcccccagccccccccccccccgctcccatCATCCccttgtgtcccccccccgtgtcaccccccccccccgtgacACCCCCCCCAGCTGCTCgcgcggggggtggggggggggcaggggtaTAAGGCGCAGCGCGGGGTGTGGGTGCTGCACCCACCATGGCCGCCCCGGGGGGGACAGCGCCCGGCCACGCGCCCGCGGGGGTGAGGGCACCcgtgggtggggggggcacccatagggctggggggggtcacttggggtggggggcacccctggggggtgggggtgcaGCCAGGGGTGGGGGTACGGGGGGGCACAAagggctggggggcacccatggggctgggggggagcacCCATGGAGGGGGtacgggggggggggcacccatgggtgggggtaCGGGGGGGCACAAAGGGCTGGGGGGCACCTATGGGGCTGAGGGGGTCACCtaggggtggggggcacccctggggctggggggggcacccctggggtgggaggggaccACCCATGGAGGGCAcaaaggggtggggggcacccatgggtgggggggtggcagCAAGGGGGGGGGAGCACCCATGGGAGGGTGTTTGGGGGCGCTTATGGGGGGGATATGGGTGCGGGGGGGGGCCCCTCTATAGGGGGGTCCccattttttggggggggggtccccagggtgccCATGGGTACCAaagggggggggtccccgttgcagggggggggtccccgttactgggggggggtccccggagTAGGGGGGGGTCCCCGTTAccggggggggtccctgtttcgggggggggtccctgtttCAGGGGGTTCCCCGTTACCGGAGGGTGTCCCCATtactgggggggtccctggagtaggggggggtccccatttcgggggggggtccccgttaccggggggggtccctgttTCGGGGGGGGCGGTCCCTGTTTCAGGGGGTTCCCCGttaccgggggggggggtctccaTTTCAAGGGGGGGTCCCCGTTACCGGAGGGTGTCCCCATTActggggggggtgtccccgTTGCAGGGGGGGTCCCCGTTACCGGGGGGGTCCCCGTTACCGGAGGGTGTCCCCATTACTGGTGGGGGTCCCCGGAGTGTGGGGGGGTCCCCGTTACCGGAGGGTGTCCCCGTTTCGGGGGGGTGTCCCCGTTACCGGGGGGTGTCCCCGTTGCAGGGGGGGTCCCCGGAGCAGGGGGGGTCCCCGGAgcagggggggggggtccccggagccgtcccccccccccgagcagGAGCGGTTCTTCTCGCTGCTGAGCTCGGTGCAGGGAGCGCGGATGGAGGAGCAGCGCTGCAGCCTGGGGGGGGCGGCGGGTgaggggggcacccatgggtggggggggcacccatggggctgggggggcacccatggggctggggaggcacCTATGGCGGGGTACGGGGGGCAcgaaggggtgggggggcacccatggggctggggggggcacccatggggggGGGCGCCCATGGGGGGGGCAAAAGGGGTGGAGGGGcacccatggggctggggggggcacaaaggggtggggggcacccatggggctgggggaggcaccCATGGGGGGGGTACGGGGGGCACAAAGGGGTGGGTGGGcacccatggggctggggggggcacaaAGGGGTGGAGGGGcacccatggggctgggggggggggcacaaagggcctgggggggcacccatggggctgggggggcacctAGGGGTGGGGGGGAGTCGGGGGGGGTCCgtgggtgccggggggggggtccGTGGGTGCCATAGGGGGTCCgtgggtgccgggggggggtTGCCCGGTCCGTGGGTGCCATGGGGGGTCCATGGGTGTCATGGGGGTGTCCgtgggtgccgggggggggtTGCCCGGTCCGTGGGTGCCATGGGGGGtccgtgggtgctgggggggggggttgccCGGTCCgtgggtgccgggggggggtTGCCCGGTCCGTGGGTGCCGGGGGGGGTCCATGGGTGCCATGTCGCGGTGCAGGAGGGGGtggcagccccccgcccccccccgagCTGGCGTCGCTGCTGGAGCGGCTGGCACGGAGCCAGGGGCGGCGCATGGACGAGCAGCGCGTGGCCGCGCCCCggccggggggcggggggggcaaggtgggggggcacccatggggggggcacccagggtgggggggcaccTAAAGGGGGGGTAAGGGGGGGAGGGCccgggggggcacccatggggggtgcgaggtggggggggcacctggggggtggcaaggtggggggggcacccaaggaggggggggcacccagggtgGAGGGGGCACCCAATGAGGGGGGCAAGCGGGGGGGGGCATgtgggggcacccatggggggtgcgaggtgggggggggggcacccaaggAGGGGGgcaaggtggggggggggggcacctggggtgggggcacccaaggtgggggggggcatccagggtggagggggggcacccatggggggCACcgagggtggggggggtcccggggggcaCCTGGAGGGGGGGGTCACCCCCCATGGGGACACCCAGGGCCCCCCCCCAGGTGCCACCTCACCCCCCCCCCGTCTCCCCGCAGGACTGAGCCCCCGGAGCCTGGCGATGCCACCGTCCCCCCCCCGATGTCCCCTcggtgtcccctccctgtccccgcCCCCAACCTGTCACCCCTCAATAAACCCCCCCCAGCTCGGCACTGCGGGGCCTGTGACAccgggggggacactggggacacggGTGGCatcggggcggggggacacacCACACACGTGACACACAAGGCAGCCATCGTTGGTGGGTGGCACCAggggacaccccgggggggtggcactgggggacTGGGGACACCCACAGCTGATGGGGGACACCTGGGGACAGAGGACACCCTgggggggtggcactgggggacAGGGAGCACCCAagggggtggcactgggggatGGGGGACACCCACGGCAGACGGGTGACACctggggactggggacactctgggggggtggcactgggggacTGGGGACACCCACGGCAGACGGGTGACACCTGGGGACTGGGGACCCCCTgggggggtggcactgggggacAGGGAGCACCCAAGGGGGGTGGCAGTGGGGGACTGGGGACACCCATAGAGGTGGCACTAGGAGACACCCACAGCAAATGGGTGACACTAGGGGACAAGGAGCACCCAAAGGGGTGGCACTGGGGCACAGGGGCCACCCACAGAACACAGGTGACAAGTGTCACCCAGGAGGTGGCACTGGGGGACACCCACAGCAGATGGGTGACACTGGGGGACATGGGACACCCAagggggtggcactgggggactggggacaccctgggggggtggcactgggggacACCCACAGCAGACAGGTGACAGGGGACACCCAGGGGGTGGCACTGGGTGATACCCACAGCAGATGGGTGACACTGGGTGACATGGGACACCCTgggggggtggcactgggggacTGGGGACACCCACTTCAGATGGGTGACACAAGGGACACGACACCCATAGGGGTGGCACTAGGGGACACCCACAGCAAATGGGTGACACTGGGGGACATGAGACACCCGTgggggtggcactggggcaCAGGGGCCACCCACGGCAGGCAGGTGACACAGGACACCCAtaggggtggcactgggggacACCCACAGCAAATGGGTGACACTAGGGGACATGGGACACCTggggggtggcactgggggggcagGGCACACCTACAGCAGATGGGTGACACTAGGGGACACAGGACCCCCAGGTGGCACTAGGAGACACCCTGGGGACGCCCCTGTCACCGTGACCCCCCACGCAGGCGGTGCCGGTGCCATCACCCTTTATTGGGGGTGGGGGACACCCGGGGGTGTCACTTGTCCCCTCCAGCGCCGAGGTCACCGCGATGGCACCGGGAGGGTGGCAGGTGCCCGCGCACGTCCCCGGGTGACGCCGCCAGGGCAGGGGCACGGGGACGGCCACGTGTCCCCGCTGTCACCCGCAGTGGTGGCATCAGGACGCGGCCACGTGTCCCTTCTGTCACTGCCGGGGTGACAGGACGCGGCCATATGTCCCTTCTGTCACCCACATGGACGCGGTGGTGGCATCAGGGCGAAGCCACGTGTCCCCTCTGTCACCAACGGGGTCACGGCGATGGCACCAGGGCGAGTCCATGGTGACAACACGTGGCCACACGTCCCCTCTTGTCCCCAACACAGTCACAGCGATGGTGTCACGATAAAGTCACATCGAGTGGCCACGTGTCCCCTGTGTCACCGACGTGGCTGCAGTCACGCTGTCACCGCTGTGGCCCTGGTGACAGGACACTGCCACGTGTCCCCCGTGTCACTGACGTGGTCACGGTGTCCCGACGAAGCCACATTGAGGAGCCACATGTCCCCTGTGTCACCGATGTGGCCACGGTGTCACGATGAAGCCACATTGAAGGGACACGTGTCCCCTGTGTCACCGACGTGGCCACGGTGTCATGACGAAGCCACACTGAGGGGCCACGTGTCCCCTGTGTCACCGATGTCACCATGACGAAGCCACGTCAAGCACCCACGTGTCCCCTGTGTCACCGACGTGGCCACGGCGTCACGACGAAGCCACATTGAGGGGCCACATGTCCCCCGTGTCACCGATGTCACCGCGTCGAGCAGCCACGTGCCTCCTCTGTCACCGATGCCACCACGTCGAGCGGCCACGTGTCCCCTCTGTCACCCCCACGGCCACCCCGATGGTGTCACGACGCTCCCGCCGGTCCGTGTCACGGcgggggtggcagggggtggccgggtgtccccgtgtcccctcacTCCCGTGTCCCCTTCCTCTCCCGCAGCCGCCGCTTCAGCTCCGCCATCGCCCGTcgctggggggggggacacgggggggggtcaggggacagcggggacacGCGGGTGGCCCCGGGGAGGGACCGCGCCCTGCGGGGGGAGGGGACACACACAGGAGGGTGACGAGTGTCCCCTGGGTGTGGGGGTGTCCCCTGTGTCACCCCCCACCTGGTGCGGTGCTGCGGTGGCACCTTGGGGACatcagggatggggggggacgttggggacagggggagatgttggggacaccgggggaggggacattggggacactGTGAGGACGTTGAGGAGGGTGTTGGGGACAACGTGGGTGAcgttggggacactgggaggacATTGGGGACATGTTGGGGACACCAGAGGGAACATTTGGGACattggggacaccaggaggacGTTGGGGACACCGGGGGTGACATTTGGGACGCTGGGGGGACACATTGGAGATattggggacaccaggagggatactggggacactgggggtgACGTTGGAGACACCAGACCTGACactggggacattggggacactggggtggaTGTCAGGGACATTGGGGACACCAGGGGGATGttggggacaccgggggggggacactggaCATGttggggacaccgggggggaACAGTGGGGGGGACATTGCAggtgctggggacactgggggtgGCACTGAGGAtgttggggacactggggacacgttggggacaccatgggggggacactggggacacgttggggacaccatgggggggacattggggacacgttggggacaccgggggggacacggggggtcTCTCACCCGCTCGGGATCGTCCGGAGGAAAAATCTCCCTCTGGGGAAGAGCAGAGGGGGGATCAGCGGGGGAGGGGcaccctggggtcccccccgcccctcccccacccTGAGGGGACCCTGCTGGCCCCAGCGCCcctcccccacctctcccctcccccccccttcAGGGAACCCAGGTGCCAATGggcccctcccccccaccccgtgggGACCCTGGCGGTTGcacccctcccccaccccctcccctcctccttcaggGGACCCGGGTGTCGAGGG
It contains:
- the PCP2 gene encoding Purkinje cell protein 2 homolog; the protein is MAAPGGTAPGHAPAGQERFFSLLSSVQGARMEEQRCSLGGAAGGGSPPPPPELASLLERLARSQGRRMDEQRVAAPRPGGGGGKD